One Tunturibacter gelidoferens genomic region harbors:
- a CDS encoding alpha-amylase family glycosyl hydrolase, giving the protein MEFHISRALREKLDMDDLLFNFTGNIVFGNVAASRKLAKQLQDLRTQQTDPTRVVNAGALFAMGLIDELNHAMIARYRKEIDPAVFAEAVHWFTGHATPAEIERLLLTFTSQFPNVAVYRGELTPAQWLNGTTDGLPNREAALEELLLLWLANINPAFTPFRELFEDTPLKQQTIYQTVTAAFPNYFTTRPPISPEAGSLLDALRAPLLASPDSLTGQLDYIREHWPKYLGEDLRRVLLAIDVLREEDLAIWMRFHPPGPDQYRHGAPGRGGEGFVGDEYIGFEDEYITGPDGTRQRRYGHDYQAPLNEYEAFSADQAWMPTVVLMAKSTYVWLEQLSKKYLRHIHRLDQIPDEELRLLADRGITGLWLIGLWERSVASQTIKRLRGHTDAVASAYSLKEYQIAEDLGGNYAYENLRDRAARTGIRLASDMVPNHMGIDSNWVIENPDWFLYRWESPFPVYRFEGPDLSTDSRVEIKIEDHYYDQSDAAVVFRLRHHRDGATRYMYHGNDGTTFAWNDTAQLDYSKAAVREHVIQVILHVARLFPIIRFDAAMVLAKRHVQRLWFPLPGTGGSIPSRAENAMTQEQFDSLMPHEFWREVVDRVAVEVPGTLLLAEAFWLLEGYFVRTLGMHRVYNSAFMNMLRDEENAKYRSYLKKTIEFDPDILKRYVSFMSNPDERTAIDQFGSGDKYFGVCTLLATLPGLPMFGHGQIEGYTERYGMEFKQAKMEEWPNDHLVARHQHEIAPLLKNRRLFAESTNFVLYDFWTDHGTVDENVFAYSNRSHGQRAIILYNNSYGSTRGTIHFSAASVDKATGHLRQRSLSEGLDLPYNYFTFFAYRDTAHGLEYLRRSTDLHHTGLTVDLRGYQYAVLLNWRELHATVDQPWDQLYDALNGAGVYSVEEALSKLRLRPLHEAFRQALSESHIRAFATVASELAANETVSIATKPAAPKAGERSFANHKEKAQQQLLDAKSPTEKVNSASATHPEQLALDPRLQPFVKCSQRFFENVLHTLPVENADPTPHASAAEAEAESSLTTEPPPPLTYKDICESLTKAALHLISIVKDFSSTLPPAVTSFLPASKAPNHTEQIWAPILAWITLSSLPHKDQADLFDKLQLRSALSETFSAIGMEGENTWRAAARVRILLSQTDISPAAAKTEKFWSDPDVRWLTGVNESSGATYFNKEGFEELLGWLQLPALIKTAQQTPVSVDSLAKLEAAAIDSCVSAKKAGYNLDRYLSPEPIAMSEEIQASSPELTPAPAPNEKSAPKTKSSAKKKAAPKRRPEPTTPKP; this is encoded by the coding sequence ATGGAATTTCACATCTCCCGCGCTCTCCGAGAAAAACTGGACATGGACGATCTGCTCTTCAACTTCACGGGCAACATCGTCTTCGGCAACGTCGCTGCAAGCAGAAAACTGGCAAAACAGCTCCAGGATCTGCGCACCCAACAGACTGATCCAACTCGAGTCGTAAACGCCGGCGCTCTCTTCGCGATGGGCCTGATCGACGAGCTCAACCACGCGATGATCGCCCGTTATCGCAAGGAGATCGATCCCGCAGTCTTCGCCGAGGCCGTACACTGGTTCACCGGTCACGCCACTCCCGCCGAGATCGAACGCCTCCTCCTCACCTTCACCAGCCAGTTTCCCAACGTGGCCGTCTATCGCGGCGAGCTCACCCCGGCCCAATGGCTCAACGGCACAACCGACGGCCTGCCCAATCGCGAAGCAGCCCTCGAAGAGCTCCTCCTCCTCTGGCTGGCGAACATCAACCCCGCATTCACTCCCTTCCGCGAACTCTTCGAAGACACTCCCCTCAAGCAGCAGACGATCTACCAAACCGTCACCGCCGCCTTCCCCAACTACTTCACCACCCGCCCACCCATCTCGCCCGAAGCCGGGAGCCTCCTCGACGCCCTCCGCGCTCCCTTGCTCGCCTCGCCCGACTCCCTCACCGGCCAACTCGACTACATCCGCGAGCACTGGCCAAAATACCTCGGCGAAGACCTCCGCCGCGTCCTCCTCGCCATCGACGTCCTTCGCGAAGAAGACCTCGCCATCTGGATGCGCTTCCACCCCCCCGGCCCCGACCAATACCGCCACGGAGCACCCGGCCGCGGCGGCGAAGGCTTCGTCGGCGACGAGTACATCGGCTTTGAAGACGAGTACATCACCGGCCCCGACGGCACCCGACAACGCCGTTACGGCCACGACTACCAGGCCCCCCTCAACGAGTACGAAGCCTTCAGCGCCGACCAGGCCTGGATGCCCACCGTCGTCCTCATGGCCAAGAGCACCTACGTCTGGCTCGAGCAGCTCTCAAAAAAATACCTCCGCCACATTCACCGCCTCGACCAGATCCCCGACGAAGAGCTGCGCCTACTCGCCGACCGCGGCATCACCGGCCTATGGCTCATCGGCCTGTGGGAGCGCAGCGTCGCCTCCCAAACCATCAAGCGCCTGCGCGGACACACCGACGCCGTCGCCTCCGCCTACTCCCTCAAGGAGTACCAGATCGCCGAAGACCTCGGCGGAAACTATGCCTACGAAAACCTCCGCGACCGTGCCGCCCGAACCGGCATCCGCCTCGCCAGCGACATGGTCCCCAACCACATGGGCATCGACTCCAACTGGGTCATCGAGAATCCCGACTGGTTCCTCTACCGCTGGGAGAGCCCCTTCCCCGTCTACCGCTTCGAAGGCCCCGACCTCTCAACCGACAGCCGCGTCGAAATCAAAATCGAAGACCACTACTACGACCAGTCCGACGCCGCTGTAGTCTTCCGCCTCCGCCATCATCGCGACGGAGCCACCCGCTACATGTATCACGGCAACGACGGCACCACCTTCGCCTGGAACGACACCGCGCAACTCGACTACTCCAAAGCCGCCGTTCGCGAGCACGTCATCCAGGTCATCCTTCACGTCGCTCGCCTCTTCCCCATCATCCGCTTCGACGCCGCCATGGTCCTCGCCAAACGCCACGTCCAGCGCCTCTGGTTCCCTCTTCCCGGCACCGGCGGCTCCATCCCCTCACGCGCCGAAAACGCGATGACCCAGGAACAGTTCGACTCCCTCATGCCTCACGAGTTCTGGCGCGAGGTCGTCGACCGAGTCGCCGTCGAGGTCCCCGGCACCCTCCTCCTCGCCGAAGCCTTCTGGCTCCTCGAAGGCTACTTCGTCCGCACCCTTGGCATGCATCGTGTCTACAACAGCGCCTTCATGAACATGCTCCGCGATGAAGAGAACGCAAAGTACCGCTCCTATTTAAAAAAGACAATCGAGTTCGACCCCGACATCCTCAAACGCTACGTCAGCTTCATGAGCAATCCTGACGAGCGCACCGCCATCGACCAGTTCGGCTCCGGCGACAAGTACTTCGGCGTCTGCACCCTCTTGGCCACGCTCCCCGGCCTGCCCATGTTCGGTCACGGCCAGATCGAAGGCTATACCGAGCGCTACGGCATGGAATTCAAACAAGCCAAGATGGAAGAGTGGCCCAACGACCACCTCGTAGCCCGCCACCAACATGAGATCGCACCTCTGCTAAAAAATCGGCGTCTCTTCGCCGAGAGCACCAACTTCGTCCTCTACGACTTCTGGACCGACCACGGCACCGTCGACGAAAACGTCTTCGCCTACTCCAACCGCTCCCACGGCCAGCGCGCCATCATCCTCTACAACAACAGCTACGGCAGCACTCGCGGCACCATCCACTTCTCCGCAGCCTCGGTCGACAAAGCCACCGGCCACCTTCGCCAGAGAAGTCTCTCCGAAGGACTCGACCTCCCCTACAACTACTTCACCTTCTTCGCCTACCGCGACACCGCCCACGGTCTCGAATATCTCCGCCGCAGCACCGATCTCCACCACACCGGCCTCACCGTCGATCTCCGCGGATATCAATATGCAGTCCTGCTCAACTGGCGCGAGCTTCACGCCACAGTCGATCAACCCTGGGATCAGCTCTACGACGCACTCAACGGCGCCGGCGTCTACAGCGTCGAAGAGGCGCTCTCCAAACTTCGCCTGCGCCCGTTGCACGAAGCCTTCCGCCAGGCTCTCAGCGAAAGCCACATTCGCGCATTCGCAACCGTTGCCTCGGAGCTTGCAGCTAACGAGACCGTATCGATCGCGACGAAGCCCGCTGCACCGAAAGCAGGCGAGAGATCATTCGCAAACCATAAGGAGAAAGCTCAACAGCAACTCCTTGACGCCAAATCACCCACAGAAAAAGTCAACAGTGCCTCTGCCACGCACCCCGAACAACTTGCCCTTGACCCCCGATTGCAGCCATTCGTGAAATGCAGTCAGCGCTTCTTTGAAAATGTGCTCCACACTCTACCCGTCGAAAACGCAGATCCCACCCCGCACGCCTCCGCAGCCGAGGCCGAGGCCGAGTCCTCCCTCACAACCGAACCCCCTCCGCCCCTGACCTATAAGGACATCTGCGAGAGCTTGACGAAAGCGGCCCTCCATCTCATCTCAATCGTCAAAGACTTCTCATCTACCCTGCCGCCTGCAGTGACCAGCTTTCTACCCGCTAGCAAAGCACCCAATCATACGGAACAAATCTGGGCTCCTATTCTGGCTTGGATCACTCTGAGTAGTCTTCCTCATAAAGATCAGGCGGATCTCTTCGACAAGCTCCAGCTGCGTTCTGCTTTATCAGAGACATTCAGCGCCATCGGGATGGAAGGAGAAAACACCTGGCGCGCTGCTGCTCGCGTAAGAATTCTGCTGTCTCAAACTGACATCTCTCCAGCCGCAGCCAAGACCGAAAAATTCTGGTCCGATCCAGACGTTCGATGGCTCACAGGCGTCAACGAGTCCTCTGGCGCTACTTACTTCAACAAGGAAGGATTTGAAGAACTACTCGGTTGGCTCCAACTTCCCGCGCTAATAAAAACTGCACAACAGACCCCTGTCTCTGTCGACTCGCTCGCGAAGCTGGAAGCCGCCGCTATAGACTCCTGCGTCTCCGCAAAGAAAGCTGGTTACAATCTGGACCGTTATCTCAGTCCTGAACCAATCGCAATGAGCGAAGAGATACAAGCCAGCTCCCCCGAGCTGACACCGGCCCCCGCTCCGAATGAGAAGTCAGCTCCCAAAACAAAATCATCCGCTAAAAAGAAAGCTGCCCCAAAGAGACGCCCCGAACCCACTACGCCCAAACCTTAG
- a CDS encoding DNA-binding domain-containing protein produces the protein MNLLELQRRMAEDVTRPLTPDFQMQPATSDGKSTEDLASTYIKPNDRLSSFDRLEIYNRQYWFRVIGAVSEDFPAIGAILGAKKFDTMILAYLRENPSTSFTLRNLGSKLPKWLESHPEFSPRRHDLLLDIARLEWAYVEAFDGADLAPLTAADFGDLGAASPLFLQPHLQLLDLRYPVDELVLAVHRQTAPSDIMSNAVTERKQARRTRLPAMRRSQIHLAVHRYDNSVYYRRIDHEAFRLLSALQSGTLLGHALEAAFRGSSLSPEDQAAKIQEYFAHASELGWFCKPPANNL, from the coding sequence GTGAACCTTCTCGAACTGCAACGCCGCATGGCCGAAGACGTAACGCGTCCCCTCACGCCCGACTTTCAGATGCAGCCAGCAACCTCCGACGGCAAATCAACCGAAGACCTCGCCAGCACCTACATCAAACCCAACGACCGCCTCTCCTCCTTCGATCGCCTCGAAATCTACAACCGCCAATACTGGTTCCGCGTCATAGGAGCCGTCTCGGAGGACTTCCCCGCCATCGGCGCCATCCTCGGAGCCAAAAAGTTTGACACGATGATCCTCGCCTATCTCCGCGAGAATCCATCCACCTCCTTCACCCTTCGCAATCTCGGCTCCAAGCTGCCGAAGTGGCTCGAATCGCACCCCGAGTTCTCTCCCCGGCGTCACGATCTCCTCCTCGACATAGCCCGCCTGGAGTGGGCCTACGTAGAAGCCTTCGACGGAGCCGACCTCGCTCCCCTCACCGCTGCTGACTTCGGAGATCTCGGCGCTGCCTCCCCTCTCTTCCTTCAGCCCCATCTCCAACTGCTGGACCTCCGCTATCCCGTCGACGAGCTCGTCCTGGCCGTTCACCGCCAGACCGCACCCAGCGACATCATGAGCAACGCCGTCACGGAGCGCAAGCAAGCCAGGCGAACCCGTCTTCCCGCAATGCGCCGCTCTCAAATCCACCTTGCAGTCCATCGCTACGACAACTCCGTCTACTACCGGCGGATAGACCACGAGGCCTTCCGCCTTCTCTCCGCCCTTCAGAGCGGTACTCTGCTCGGCCACGCACTCGAAGCCGCCTTCCGCGGAAGCTCCCTCTCACCCGAAGATCAGGCGGCGAAAATTCAGGAGTACTTCGCCCACGCCTCGGAACTCGGCTGGTTCTGCAAACCACCCGCAAACAACCTATGA
- a CDS encoding DUF692 domain-containing protein has translation MPANRFNGFSDYGVGIGLRVPHYDHIFAEKPVVDWFEIISENYMVDGGRALKILDQILERYRVVQHGVSMYFGSAQPADREHLKRLKTLTRRTKTPWLSDHLCWGSVDGRYTHDLLPMPYTFEAVKATAARIREVQDFLEIPIAVENVSSYAEFHESQMTEWEFLNEVVEAADCGILLDVNNIYVSSQNHGFNPFDYVNSVPAERVAQIHIAGHSKFEKYILDTHDHPVLDPVWHLYARAIERVGPTATLLEWDDNIPTFDEVHSEALKATQYLTPAESLIPSERAAEADVREVVHS, from the coding sequence ATGCCAGCCAATCGCTTCAACGGTTTCAGCGACTACGGCGTAGGGATCGGCCTTCGCGTCCCGCACTACGACCACATCTTCGCCGAAAAGCCCGTCGTCGACTGGTTCGAGATCATCTCCGAAAACTACATGGTCGACGGCGGTCGCGCGCTAAAGATCCTCGACCAGATCCTCGAACGCTATCGCGTGGTCCAGCACGGCGTCTCAATGTACTTCGGCTCCGCCCAGCCAGCCGACCGCGAGCACCTCAAGCGCCTCAAGACCCTCACCCGTCGCACCAAAACACCCTGGCTCTCCGATCACCTCTGCTGGGGTAGCGTAGACGGCCGATACACCCACGACCTCCTCCCCATGCCGTACACCTTCGAAGCGGTGAAGGCCACAGCCGCGCGCATCCGCGAGGTCCAGGACTTCCTCGAAATACCCATCGCCGTCGAAAACGTCAGCAGCTACGCCGAGTTTCATGAGTCCCAGATGACCGAGTGGGAGTTCCTCAATGAAGTCGTCGAAGCCGCCGACTGCGGCATCTTGCTCGACGTCAACAATATCTACGTCTCCTCTCAGAATCACGGCTTCAACCCCTTCGACTACGTCAACAGTGTTCCCGCCGAGCGTGTAGCGCAAATTCACATCGCCGGTCACTCGAAGTTCGAGAAATACATCCTCGACACCCACGATCATCCCGTACTCGATCCGGTATGGCATCTCTACGCCCGGGCCATTGAGCGTGTCGGCCCCACCGCAACTCTCCTCGAATGGGACGACAACATCCCGACCTTCGACGAGGTTCACTCCGAAGCCCTCAAGGCCACGCAATATCTCACACCAGCAGAATCTCTCATCCCCTCGGAGAGAGCAGCAGAAGCAGACGTCAGAGAGGTGGTTCACTCGTGA
- a CDS encoding peroxiredoxin family protein translates to MIARNFLVLALGVLMIGIAPLATAETPEVGQKAPEFSLSTPDGHPLSLSEFTSKGTVVLVVLRGFPGYQCPYCQKQVHDFVTNGEKFVTAGAEVMLVYPGPPAALDQHAKEFLAKENPLPANVHLVVDPDYAFTNQYGLRWDAPHETAYPSTFLIDRQGAVFFKKVSHEHGDRTTAADVLAQLEHEKSAHSH, encoded by the coding sequence ATGATTGCCAGGAATTTCTTGGTATTGGCTTTAGGTGTATTGATGATTGGTATCGCACCGCTGGCGACTGCGGAGACGCCGGAGGTGGGACAGAAGGCGCCGGAGTTCAGCCTGTCGACTCCGGATGGACACCCTCTGAGCCTGTCGGAGTTTACTTCGAAGGGGACGGTGGTGCTGGTTGTGCTTCGGGGATTTCCCGGTTACCAGTGCCCGTATTGCCAGAAGCAGGTGCATGACTTTGTGACGAACGGCGAGAAATTTGTGACGGCAGGCGCGGAGGTGATGCTGGTCTATCCCGGACCTCCGGCCGCCCTCGATCAACATGCCAAGGAGTTCCTGGCGAAGGAAAATCCGCTACCGGCTAATGTGCACCTGGTCGTCGATCCCGACTATGCTTTCACGAATCAGTATGGACTTCGCTGGGACGCGCCGCACGAGACTGCTTATCCTTCAACCTTTCTGATCGATCGTCAGGGCGCGGTTTTCTTCAAGAAGGTGAGTCACGAGCATGGTGACCGAACGACCGCGGCGGATGTGCTCGCTCAACTCGAGCACGAAAAGTCTGCCCACTCACATTAA
- a CDS encoding DoxX family protein yields MKKLLEVYARFAALASYLQSPFLLVVRLYWGWQLVQSGWGKLHHLDKITDYFTSLNIPLPAISAHFVSGLEFVGGLLLIVGLGSRLIGLMLTVNMLVAYWTADREALFAVFSDPGKFYNADPYTFLFAAAMVLVFGAGLFSLDALLKRRYRGWIEKQ; encoded by the coding sequence ATGAAAAAACTGCTTGAGGTGTATGCACGGTTTGCAGCATTGGCTTCTTATCTCCAGTCCCCATTTCTCTTGGTGGTGCGTCTCTACTGGGGATGGCAGCTTGTCCAGAGCGGATGGGGGAAGCTGCATCATCTGGATAAGATCACCGACTACTTCACGAGCCTGAATATTCCGCTTCCTGCTATAAGTGCTCACTTCGTGTCGGGGTTGGAGTTCGTTGGAGGACTGCTGCTGATTGTGGGGCTCGGCTCGCGGCTTATCGGATTGATGCTTACGGTGAATATGCTGGTGGCATACTGGACTGCGGATCGAGAGGCGCTCTTTGCGGTCTTCTCAGATCCGGGCAAGTTCTATAACGCTGATCCATACACGTTCCTGTTCGCGGCGGCGATGGTTCTGGTGTTCGGTGCTGGGTTGTTCTCCTTAGATGCGTTGTTGAAGAGGCGTTATCGAGGATGGATCGAGAAGCAATGA
- a CDS encoding sigma-70 family RNA polymerase sigma factor, with protein sequence MTAISENRNEAQMIASILAGNTHEFHDLIQPYERSVYSMALSMLQNEADAEDAAQESFLKAFRNLEKFRGEAKFSTWLISITLNEARSRLRRKKTAKTESLDELQEGGHVSPALLRDWREIPSEALERQEVRLLLQDAIGDLPLIYREVFVLRDMEDLSVNQSAAALGITVAAAKVRLHRARLMLQKRLAPQLRQVLPKRRWFPWF encoded by the coding sequence ATGACCGCAATCTCCGAGAACAGGAATGAAGCTCAGATGATCGCCTCCATCCTCGCAGGCAATACGCACGAGTTTCATGATCTGATCCAGCCGTATGAGCGAAGCGTCTACAGCATGGCGCTGTCGATGTTGCAGAACGAGGCGGATGCAGAGGATGCGGCGCAGGAGTCGTTCCTCAAGGCGTTCCGCAACCTTGAGAAGTTCCGCGGCGAGGCAAAGTTCAGCACATGGCTGATCAGCATTACGCTGAACGAGGCTCGGAGCCGGCTGCGGCGGAAGAAGACCGCGAAGACGGAGTCGCTGGATGAGTTGCAGGAAGGCGGGCATGTGTCGCCGGCGTTGCTGCGAGACTGGCGGGAGATTCCCTCCGAGGCCCTGGAGCGGCAGGAGGTGCGGCTGTTGCTACAGGATGCGATTGGCGATCTGCCGCTGATCTATCGGGAGGTCTTTGTGCTGCGTGATATGGAGGATTTGAGCGTCAACCAGTCGGCGGCGGCGCTTGGTATTACTGTTGCAGCGGCAAAGGTGCGGTTGCATCGCGCGAGGCTGATGTTGCAGAAGCGGCTGGCTCCGCAGTTGAGACAGGTGCTGCCGAAGCGGAGGTGGTTCCCATGGTTCTAG
- a CDS encoding anti-sigma factor family protein, which translates to MVLECKHVWEHISGYLDGTLDAAVLEEVQKHLEHCEICSAILDSTRNILILTADERVFELPLGFSERLHARLEAEMRGFTYKPSGSGEGDT; encoded by the coding sequence ATGGTTCTAGAGTGCAAGCATGTGTGGGAGCATATCTCCGGCTATCTGGATGGGACGCTGGATGCAGCGGTGCTGGAAGAGGTGCAGAAGCATCTTGAACACTGCGAGATTTGTTCTGCGATTCTGGATTCGACGCGCAATATTCTGATTTTGACCGCAGATGAGCGTGTCTTTGAACTGCCGCTGGGTTTTAGTGAACGGCTTCATGCGAGGTTGGAGGCAGAGATGCGGGGTTTTACTTACAAGCCCTCCGGGTCGGGCGAGGGCGATACCTAG
- a CDS encoding 4'-phosphopantetheinyl transferase family protein, which produces MQLWRIDLAGATGLHDRFAPLLTHAEQLQASRRRTGRVQEHFSVGRACLRILLGNASGLDPLSLSITTGVHGKPQLSHRNGPSIAFNVAHSKDTILIALTRSGSVGVDVEYFDRSTDIMEVAHHNFTEKESRSLAAISYPQARIKTFYRYWTRKEAVLKADGRGLIASLASFDISFESVSLHPVRISESPDDQGKLFFVSDLSLGIEAAGAIALESPDCPVRQLIFPLSRPW; this is translated from the coding sequence GTGCAACTCTGGCGGATCGACCTGGCCGGTGCCACAGGACTGCACGACCGTTTCGCCCCGCTTCTCACTCACGCCGAACAGCTCCAAGCCAGCCGTCGCCGAACGGGACGGGTCCAGGAACATTTCTCCGTCGGACGGGCATGTCTGAGAATCCTTCTCGGGAACGCTTCGGGGCTTGATCCCCTCTCTCTATCGATCACAACCGGAGTTCACGGAAAACCTCAGCTCTCCCATCGCAACGGCCCCAGTATCGCCTTCAACGTAGCTCATTCCAAAGACACAATCCTCATCGCGCTAACCCGTAGCGGCTCCGTCGGAGTGGACGTGGAGTACTTCGACCGGTCGACCGACATCATGGAGGTCGCCCACCATAACTTCACGGAGAAAGAAAGCCGTTCCCTGGCTGCAATCTCCTACCCACAGGCTCGTATCAAGACCTTCTATCGCTACTGGACCCGCAAGGAAGCAGTTCTCAAAGCGGACGGCCGCGGCCTCATCGCCTCCCTGGCCTCCTTCGATATATCGTTCGAATCAGTAAGCCTGCACCCTGTTCGCATCAGCGAATCACCAGATGATCAAGGGAAGTTGTTCTTCGTCAGCGATTTATCCTTAGGGATCGAGGCCGCGGGAGCAATCGCACTCGAGTCGCCCGACTGTCCAGTCAGGCAGCTGATCTTCCCTCTAAGCCGTCCGTGGTGA
- a CDS encoding amino acid adenylation domain-containing protein has protein sequence MGLSQTPEAPELNGLDGRALDTIVSVFERVAAAKSDAIAIVCGETRWTYGLLNAKANHLARRLRELGVRTDSFVAIYLDRSPEMVVAILGILKAGGAYLPIDFGYPKARVLEMLEDARPVAMLTTAGLASGVSEQLTALAVSVVEMDGAAADSSRTDDPPPASTGEDLAYLMYTSGSTGKPKGVMVTHRNVLRLLEQTDAWFHFGANDVWTMFHSIAFDFSVWEIWGPLLTGGRLVIVPFAVSRSPRDFYELLSMERVTVLNQTPSAFFMLIQVEQDSAVLPLSLRVVIFGGEALQYRKLAPWFQRHGDTAPRLVNMYGITETTVHVTYRPITAGEAESVQESLIGTPIPDMQLHLLDEAKRPVQAGEVGELYVGGGGVARGYLNRPQLNAERFIADPFEGPAGARLYRTGDLARIRPDGEVVYLGRNDSQVKINGFRIELGEVEAALAQVPGVKQSCVVAHTDKTGNQRLAAYFVATPGIELTARTLGEFFVAKMPAHMRPSSYTALKELPLTVNGKLDVVALPAPSIGSGATTADSASQSLSETEEQVSRVFTDVLDLKGIGLDDNFFDSGGTSLLLISAHLRLQAHFERVIPVTVMFECPTVRSLAKRLLANGSSTSEKDAIRQQAQRARGAFARARATKGVTS, from the coding sequence ATGGGTCTTTCCCAGACTCCCGAAGCTCCGGAGTTGAACGGATTGGACGGGAGGGCTCTCGACACGATCGTGAGTGTCTTTGAGCGAGTGGCTGCGGCAAAATCCGACGCGATTGCGATCGTCTGCGGAGAGACTCGCTGGACTTACGGACTGCTGAACGCGAAGGCGAACCATCTCGCGAGGAGGTTACGAGAGCTCGGGGTTCGAACCGACTCCTTTGTTGCGATCTATCTCGACCGTTCGCCTGAGATGGTAGTGGCGATACTCGGCATCCTGAAGGCCGGGGGTGCCTATCTTCCCATCGACTTTGGGTATCCGAAGGCCAGAGTGCTAGAGATGCTGGAGGATGCGAGACCGGTTGCGATGCTGACGACTGCGGGTCTTGCTTCGGGGGTATCTGAGCAGTTAACTGCTTTAGCTGTGTCGGTTGTGGAGATGGATGGGGCCGCGGCGGACTCTTCCAGAACGGACGATCCGCCACCTGCATCGACAGGGGAAGATTTAGCGTATCTGATGTACACCTCGGGTTCGACCGGGAAGCCGAAGGGCGTGATGGTGACGCACAGGAATGTACTGCGCCTTCTGGAGCAGACCGATGCGTGGTTTCACTTCGGAGCGAACGATGTGTGGACGATGTTTCACTCCATTGCGTTCGACTTTTCGGTGTGGGAGATTTGGGGACCGTTATTGACGGGTGGGAGACTGGTGATCGTACCGTTCGCCGTGAGCCGCTCGCCAAGGGATTTCTACGAGCTTCTCTCGATGGAGCGGGTGACGGTGCTCAATCAGACCCCATCGGCATTCTTCATGTTGATCCAGGTGGAGCAAGACAGTGCTGTTCTTCCGCTGTCACTGCGCGTTGTCATCTTCGGCGGTGAGGCTTTGCAGTACCGCAAGCTGGCTCCGTGGTTCCAGCGACACGGAGATACGGCCCCGCGGCTGGTGAACATGTACGGGATCACGGAGACGACGGTTCACGTGACGTACCGCCCTATCACTGCGGGAGAGGCGGAGTCGGTGCAAGAGAGTCTGATCGGGACGCCGATACCCGATATGCAGCTTCATCTGCTCGATGAAGCGAAGAGGCCGGTGCAAGCGGGTGAGGTGGGTGAGCTTTATGTAGGCGGCGGCGGGGTTGCACGCGGATATTTGAATCGTCCGCAGTTGAACGCTGAACGTTTTATTGCTGATCCCTTTGAAGGGCCGGCTGGCGCTCGGCTGTATCGTACTGGCGATCTTGCGCGGATTCGCCCTGATGGCGAGGTTGTCTATCTCGGCCGGAACGATAGCCAGGTAAAGATCAACGGATTTCGGATCGAACTAGGAGAGGTTGAGGCGGCTCTGGCCCAGGTTCCAGGGGTGAAGCAGTCGTGCGTGGTGGCGCATACGGATAAGACAGGAAATCAGCGGTTAGCAGCCTATTTTGTTGCGACTCCGGGCATTGAATTAACTGCTCGGACGCTCGGAGAGTTTTTTGTCGCCAAGATGCCTGCGCACATGAGGCCATCTTCTTATACCGCTTTGAAAGAACTGCCATTGACGGTGAACGGGAAGTTGGATGTTGTCGCCTTGCCTGCTCCTTCGATTGGGTCTGGTGCGACGACGGCGGATTCGGCGTCACAGTCGCTCTCTGAAACAGAGGAGCAGGTGTCGCGGGTGTTTACCGATGTACTCGATCTCAAGGGAATTGGGTTGGACGATAACTTTTTCGATTCGGGAGGTACATCGCTGCTGCTGATTAGTGCTCACCTGCGGTTGCAGGCTCACTTTGAGCGGGTGATTCCCGTTACGGTGATGTTCGAGTGTCCGACCGTACGGTCGTTGGCGAAGCGGCTTTTGGCGAATGGATCCTCCACATCGGAGAAAGATGCGATCCGGCAGCAGGCACAGAGGGCGAGAGGTGCGTTCGCACGAGCCAGGGCAACGAAGGGTGTGACGTCATGA